A part of Gemmatimonas groenlandica genomic DNA contains:
- a CDS encoding ankyrin repeat domain-containing protein, protein MPKQVAGHVVQRASKRLATVGMALGAALMLSAGTPASDSPLADAVMRGDSAGLRVLLKQGVDVNEVQGDGMTALHWAASRGNLAATRMLVSAGARLDPVTRNGNYTPLHLAAQNGRAETVKALLAAGAKVNATTSSGGASALHFAASSGDAATIDALVDKGASVNVREAAFSQTPLMWAAAANRVSAITALVKRGADIEAETRTQSIPEQEKKDRAYLVTRSRRMAAMKSAEALLAPTAVAATPGAATTASASAATPRTAAPSAAAAAAAPAPSAATAGAAPTGNSDTRITPTAGDRRQRGPSYGDLVGSKGGNTALLLAVRDGQTAAVNALLMAGAKINHASAGDSTTPLLMATINGRFDLAKTLLDRGADPKLASTANATPLYAVINVVWAPKAAYPQPVAQYQSNVTYLELMEALIKAGADVNVRLTKHLWYMSYNFDQLSVSTAGATPFWRAAYGTDLDAMKLLLKYGADPNVATIKPAGRLPGSEELDADVAAGKDPSGLPPVPDNGPGVLAIHAASGAGYGEGFAANAHRHAPDSWVPTVKFLVEELKADVNARDFKGYTPLHHAAARGDNELITYLVSKGADVMAVARTGQTTVDMANGAVQRIPPFLDTIELLEKMGAKNNHKCKSC, encoded by the coding sequence ATGCCTAAGCAGGTGGCGGGACACGTCGTGCAGCGCGCCTCGAAGCGGCTGGCCACGGTGGGTATGGCGCTCGGCGCGGCCCTCATGCTGTCGGCCGGCACTCCCGCGTCGGACTCCCCGTTGGCGGACGCCGTCATGCGCGGTGACAGCGCCGGGCTGCGCGTGCTGCTGAAGCAGGGCGTCGATGTGAACGAAGTGCAGGGCGATGGCATGACCGCGCTGCACTGGGCGGCATCACGCGGCAATCTGGCGGCCACCCGTATGCTTGTTTCTGCGGGCGCCCGATTGGATCCGGTGACGCGCAACGGCAACTACACGCCGCTGCATCTGGCCGCGCAGAACGGACGCGCTGAGACGGTGAAGGCGCTACTGGCCGCGGGGGCGAAGGTGAACGCCACCACGTCGTCCGGTGGCGCCTCGGCGCTGCACTTCGCCGCCTCGAGCGGCGATGCGGCCACGATCGACGCGCTGGTCGACAAGGGTGCCTCGGTGAACGTACGTGAAGCGGCGTTCTCGCAGACGCCGCTCATGTGGGCGGCGGCGGCCAATCGCGTGTCGGCGATTACCGCGCTGGTGAAGCGCGGCGCCGACATCGAAGCGGAAACGCGGACGCAGAGCATCCCCGAGCAAGAGAAGAAGGACCGCGCGTATCTGGTCACGCGATCACGACGCATGGCGGCGATGAAGTCGGCTGAAGCGTTGTTGGCGCCGACGGCCGTTGCGGCGACTCCTGGCGCGGCCACGACGGCGTCGGCCTCGGCGGCCACGCCGCGCACCGCAGCGCCGTCGGCGGCGGCGGCAGCGGCTGCGCCCGCACCGTCGGCGGCGACGGCGGGTGCCGCTCCCACCGGCAACTCCGACACGCGCATCACGCCCACGGCTGGTGATCGCCGGCAGCGTGGTCCGTCGTACGGTGATCTGGTGGGCAGCAAGGGTGGCAACACCGCCCTGTTGCTCGCCGTGCGTGACGGGCAGACGGCAGCGGTGAATGCGCTGCTGATGGCGGGCGCGAAGATCAACCACGCGAGCGCCGGTGACAGCACCACGCCGCTGCTGATGGCAACGATCAACGGTCGCTTCGATCTGGCCAAGACTCTGCTCGACCGCGGGGCCGATCCCAAACTCGCGAGCACGGCAAACGCGACGCCGCTGTACGCGGTGATCAACGTGGTATGGGCGCCGAAGGCGGCGTATCCGCAGCCCGTGGCGCAGTATCAGTCGAACGTCACGTATCTCGAACTGATGGAAGCGCTGATCAAGGCGGGCGCCGACGTGAACGTGCGACTCACGAAGCACCTGTGGTACATGTCGTACAACTTCGATCAGCTCAGTGTCAGCACCGCCGGCGCCACGCCGTTCTGGCGCGCCGCGTACGGCACCGATCTCGATGCGATGAAGCTGTTGCTCAAGTACGGCGCCGATCCGAACGTGGCCACCATCAAGCCGGCCGGTCGCTTGCCTGGCTCGGAAGAACTCGACGCCGATGTCGCCGCCGGTAAGGACCCGTCAGGGTTGCCGCCGGTGCCCGACAACGGCCCCGGTGTGCTGGCCATTCATGCGGCCAGCGGTGCCGGTTATGGCGAAGGCTTCGCGGCCAACGCCCATCGTCACGCACCAGACAGCTGGGTGCCGACGGTCAAGTTCCTCGTGGAAGAACTCAAGGCCGATGTGAATGCCCGCGACTTCAAGGGCTACACGCCGCTACACCACGCGGCAGCGCGTGGCGACAACGAGTTGATTACGTATCTGGTGAGCAAGGGCGCCGATGTCATGGCGGTGGCGCGTACCGGTCAGACCACGGTCGACATGGCCAACGGTGCCGTGCAGCGTATTCCCCCGTTCCTCGACACCATCGAACTGCTCGAGAAGATGGGAGCGAAGAACA
- a CDS encoding DUF1552 domain-containing protein, whose protein sequence is MQFLTGKAMPRRQFVQSLSATIALPYLNAMVPRGQSIMGSANAAPRLIAIEMVHGAAGSNDIGSKLNFWSPAATGRDFDLSPSALSSLDKYREYMTIISNTDVREAEPAAPPEIGGDHFRSSATFLTQTHPKQTEGSDVKIATSLDQLYAQRFGQETPIPSMQLCIENVDQAGGCSYGYACVYTDSISWKSPTEPLPVIRDPRVAFEKLFGVGGNSAERADRRRSRRSILDFVSGQMTSLSRGLDADDRHRMDRYLTDIREVERRIQMVEARNTSGEERELAAAPAGVPDSFKEHVELMFDIQALAFAADVTRVFSFKMSRDGTSRTYPESGTDKGFHPASHHGGGEKGVRDFQLLNKYHVSMLPYLLDKLKSIQEGESNMLDKTMIIYGSPMGDPNVHNHRRCPLMLLGKAENRLAGNMHIKAPDGTPMANAMLSMMHTLGMNDLTTFGDSTGALNLNSHA, encoded by the coding sequence ATGCAGTTCCTGACGGGAAAGGCGATGCCTCGCCGACAGTTCGTGCAGTCCCTCAGCGCCACCATCGCGCTGCCGTACCTGAACGCGATGGTCCCCCGTGGCCAGAGCATCATGGGCTCGGCCAACGCGGCGCCCCGCTTGATTGCGATCGAAATGGTGCACGGCGCCGCCGGCTCCAACGACATCGGCTCGAAGCTCAACTTCTGGTCGCCCGCGGCGACTGGTCGTGACTTCGATCTGTCGCCGTCGGCGTTGTCTTCGCTGGACAAGTACCGCGAGTACATGACGATCATCAGCAACACCGACGTGCGCGAAGCCGAGCCAGCCGCTCCGCCCGAGATCGGTGGCGACCATTTCCGTTCGAGCGCCACGTTCCTCACGCAGACGCACCCGAAGCAGACAGAAGGCTCCGACGTCAAGATCGCCACATCGCTCGATCAGCTGTACGCGCAGCGGTTCGGCCAGGAGACGCCGATCCCGTCCATGCAGCTGTGCATCGAGAACGTCGATCAGGCCGGTGGCTGCTCGTACGGTTACGCCTGCGTCTACACCGACTCCATCAGCTGGAAGTCGCCCACCGAGCCGCTGCCGGTCATTCGCGATCCGCGCGTGGCCTTCGAGAAGTTGTTCGGTGTGGGTGGCAACAGCGCCGAGCGCGCCGACCGTCGTCGCTCGCGCCGCAGCATTCTCGACTTCGTGTCGGGGCAGATGACGTCACTGTCGCGTGGCCTCGATGCCGACGACCGCCACCGCATGGATCGCTACCTCACGGACATCCGCGAGGTCGAGCGCCGCATTCAGATGGTCGAAGCGCGCAACACGAGCGGCGAGGAGCGTGAGCTCGCCGCCGCGCCCGCTGGCGTGCCAGATTCGTTCAAGGAACACGTCGAACTGATGTTCGACATCCAGGCGCTCGCCTTCGCCGCCGACGTCACGCGCGTGTTCTCGTTCAAGATGAGCCGCGACGGCACCAGCCGTACCTATCCGGAAAGCGGTACCGACAAGGGCTTCCATCCGGCGTCGCATCATGGCGGCGGTGAGAAGGGCGTGCGCGACTTCCAGCTGCTCAACAAGTACCACGTGTCGATGCTGCCGTATCTGCTCGACAAGTTGAAGAGCATCCAGGAAGGCGAGAGCAACATGCTCGACAAGACGATGATCATCTACGGTTCGCCGATGGGCGACCCGAACGTGCACAACCATCGCCGCTGCCCGCTCATGCTGCTCGGCAAGGCCGAAAATCGTCTCGCCGGCAACATGCACATCAAGGCGCCGGACGGTACGCCGATGGCGAATGCGATGCTCAGCATGATGCACACGCTCGGCATGAACGATCTGACCACGTTCGGTGACAGCACGGGTGCCCTCAATCTGAACTCCCATGCCTAA
- a CDS encoding DUF1592 domain-containing protein, with the protein MKSVVALGAGSIILAIAASSYDRADSRVESVAPQPTAASAVMSSASYFASPFAPLARYRATLDEMRPSIGAHARTTRTMAPVVLNDVVKKTCAGCHSDQRKMGNFSLQSFDLATVGATSPIIAEKMIGKLRTGMMPPPGRPRPAGDTLDVLTETLERQMDAIAVRKPDVGRRSFQRLNRAEYERAVKDLLTVSVNAESWLPLDTKSANFDNIADVQIPSATVLESYLDAANAISRLAIGDAKASVSTTTFKVSRLANQNGHEGDAPIGTRGGGAATHYFPADGAYVFSVSLHSTPIGQLVGGNAPFDEKIEISVDGERVALLDIDRGMHESEPNGLDLKTVPITVKAGPRVVAAAYVRTFEGPVEDLMTPIGNSLPDTQIGIQDAITIQGHMKLFTVTGPFNPTGVSDTPSRRRIFSCRPLSAAEQRPCAERIVNRIGSQAYRRPLTVSDRKAIMSFYDEEAKSGGFESGVRGAVEAILASPYFVFRADEVAVTAKPGSKVAVSSTDLASRLSFFLWGTLPDSTLTSVAQRGLLTDTTVLIAQTKRMLADPRADALSTRFAAQWLRLQDIEKVHPDPLLYPAFNLQLAKNMQKETELFVASLVRENRSLLDLYTADYTYVNEDLARHYGMTDVVGTDFRRVTYTDKNRVGILGHGGVLLLTSQGNRTSPVLRGKWVMEVLMGSPPPPPPPNVPDLEVTGASKEGRMLTTRERMEEHRANASCRSCHQFIDPIGLALDNFDVIGQWRIKENNMPLDTRGDYYDGTKITGPRELQQVLLKRPVPLVRTFVTNLMAYAVGRRVEYSDGPAIRKIEASVRTKNYRIQDVVLGVVKSDAFRMRMVPVAQAALPASGASVGQSR; encoded by the coding sequence ATGAAATCTGTCGTTGCACTTGGCGCTGGCTCGATCATCCTCGCGATCGCGGCGAGCAGTTATGATCGCGCTGATTCGCGTGTCGAGTCCGTTGCTCCGCAGCCGACCGCGGCGTCGGCCGTGATGTCGTCGGCCAGCTACTTCGCATCGCCGTTCGCGCCACTCGCGCGCTATCGCGCGACGCTCGACGAAATGCGACCAAGCATTGGAGCGCACGCGCGCACCACGCGCACCATGGCCCCGGTCGTGCTCAACGACGTCGTCAAGAAGACGTGCGCCGGGTGCCATAGCGATCAGCGCAAGATGGGCAATTTCTCGCTGCAGTCCTTCGACCTCGCCACGGTCGGCGCCACCTCGCCGATCATTGCCGAGAAGATGATCGGCAAGCTGCGCACTGGCATGATGCCGCCGCCGGGGCGTCCGCGTCCGGCTGGCGACACGCTCGATGTGCTCACCGAAACGCTCGAACGTCAGATGGACGCGATCGCCGTGCGCAAGCCCGATGTCGGTCGTCGCTCCTTCCAGCGGTTGAACCGTGCCGAGTACGAGCGCGCGGTGAAGGACCTGCTCACGGTGAGCGTGAACGCCGAGTCGTGGCTGCCGCTCGATACCAAGAGTGCGAACTTCGATAACATCGCCGACGTGCAGATCCCGTCGGCCACGGTGCTCGAGTCGTATCTCGATGCGGCCAACGCCATCAGCCGGCTGGCGATCGGCGATGCGAAGGCGAGTGTGTCGACCACCACGTTCAAGGTGTCGAGACTCGCGAACCAAAACGGGCATGAAGGCGACGCGCCGATCGGCACGCGCGGCGGCGGCGCGGCCACGCATTATTTCCCGGCCGATGGCGCGTACGTGTTCTCGGTGTCGCTGCACTCCACCCCGATCGGTCAGCTGGTGGGCGGCAACGCGCCGTTCGATGAGAAGATCGAGATCTCGGTGGACGGCGAGCGCGTGGCACTGCTCGATATCGATCGTGGCATGCACGAGAGTGAGCCGAATGGGCTCGACCTCAAGACGGTGCCGATCACCGTGAAGGCCGGCCCGCGTGTGGTCGCCGCCGCGTACGTGCGCACGTTCGAAGGGCCGGTCGAGGATCTCATGACGCCGATCGGGAACAGCCTGCCCGACACGCAGATCGGCATTCAGGACGCGATCACGATTCAGGGCCACATGAAGCTGTTCACGGTCACCGGCCCGTTCAACCCGACGGGGGTGTCCGACACGCCGAGTCGCCGGCGCATCTTCAGCTGCCGTCCGCTCAGCGCTGCCGAGCAGCGTCCCTGCGCCGAACGCATCGTGAATCGCATCGGCTCGCAGGCCTATCGCCGGCCGCTGACGGTCAGCGATCGCAAGGCGATCATGAGCTTCTACGACGAAGAGGCGAAGTCGGGCGGTTTCGAAAGCGGCGTGCGCGGTGCGGTCGAGGCGATTCTGGCCAGCCCGTACTTCGTGTTCCGCGCCGATGAAGTGGCCGTGACCGCCAAGCCAGGCTCGAAGGTGGCGGTCAGCTCCACCGATCTCGCGTCGCGCTTGTCGTTCTTCCTGTGGGGGACGCTGCCCGACTCGACGCTCACGAGCGTGGCGCAGCGCGGCCTGCTCACGGATACCACGGTGCTGATCGCGCAGACCAAGCGGATGCTGGCCGATCCGCGCGCTGATGCGCTGTCCACGCGCTTTGCCGCGCAGTGGCTGCGCCTGCAGGACATCGAAAAGGTCCATCCGGACCCGCTGCTGTACCCCGCGTTCAATCTGCAGCTCGCGAAGAACATGCAGAAGGAAACGGAGCTGTTCGTGGCCAGCCTGGTGCGCGAGAACCGTAGCCTGCTCGATCTGTACACGGCGGACTACACCTACGTGAACGAAGACCTGGCCCGACATTACGGTATGACCGATGTGGTGGGCACGGATTTCCGTCGCGTAACCTACACCGACAAGAACCGCGTCGGCATTCTGGGACACGGCGGCGTGCTGCTGTTGACCTCGCAGGGCAATCGCACCTCACCGGTGCTGCGTGGCAAGTGGGTCATGGAAGTGCTCATGGGCTCACCGCCGCCACCGCCGCCGCCCAACGTGCCCGATCTCGAAGTGACCGGCGCCAGCAAGGAGGGACGCATGCTGACCACGCGCGAGCGCATGGAAGAGCACCGCGCCAATGCGTCGTGCCGCTCCTGCCACCAGTTCATCGATCCGATCGGACTGGCGCTCGACAATTTCGATGTGATCGGGCAGTGGCGCATCAAGGAAAACAACATGCCGCTCGATACGCGCGGCGATTACTACGACGGCACCAAGATCACCGGCCCGCGTGAGCTGCAGCAGGTACTGCTGAAGCGTCCGGTGCCGCTGGTCCGCACGTTCGTGACGAACCTGATGGCCTACGCCGTCGGCCGGCGCGTGGAGTACTCCGACGGTCCGGCCATCCGTAAGATCGAAGCGTCGGTGCGGACCAAGAACTATCGAATTCAAGATGTCGTGCTGGGTGTGGTGAAGAGCGACGCGTTCCGGATGCGCATGGTTCCGGTCGCTCAGGCAGCACTCCCCGCGAGCGGGGCATCAGTCGGCCAAAGCCGCTGA
- a CDS encoding APC family permease → MPQSSTAAPSTGPTRGSEQSLVRAVGVWGLAAAIANVTIGGGIFRLPASVAGALGAAAPLAYLVCAVAMGLIVMCIAEAGSRVSLTGGPYAYVELAFGPYFGFQAGVMLWLLGTYAVAAVATVYADNAATLIPALAGPIPRASLLIATFAIVGGVNTIGVSQGSRLNQVTTVAKLAPLLLLIAVGVFSIKGENLAITTVPASGDVLRASIVLIFAFSGIETALVPSGEVQNPSRTVPRAIFVAMIGITLLYVALQYVAQGVLGASLATSATPLADAAGVVLGPWGRTLLLIGVVVSTFGYLSGMALAVPRALYAFARDGFLPAPIATVHPTWKTPHIAIALQLAVTCTLAITSGFGPLAIIANVAALLVYFACAVAALELRRRNVQSGGIPFRVPGAGVVPILACVVIIGLLTSITLAEWTSILVTAAVASGLYVLSYRHRAAKAKAAATA, encoded by the coding sequence ATGCCCCAGAGCAGCACCGCCGCCCCTTCCACCGGACCCACGCGTGGGTCCGAGCAATCTCTCGTACGGGCAGTCGGCGTCTGGGGGCTGGCGGCCGCCATCGCCAACGTCACGATCGGCGGTGGCATTTTCCGTCTCCCTGCCTCGGTGGCCGGCGCGCTGGGGGCGGCGGCACCGCTGGCGTATCTCGTGTGTGCGGTGGCCATGGGGCTGATCGTGATGTGCATCGCCGAGGCGGGCAGCCGCGTTTCGCTCACGGGTGGTCCCTACGCCTACGTCGAACTGGCGTTCGGCCCGTACTTCGGCTTCCAGGCCGGCGTGATGCTGTGGCTTCTCGGCACGTACGCGGTCGCCGCCGTGGCCACCGTGTACGCGGACAACGCGGCCACCCTCATCCCCGCGTTGGCCGGACCGATCCCGCGTGCGTCGCTCTTGATCGCCACCTTCGCCATCGTTGGCGGCGTGAACACGATCGGCGTGAGCCAGGGCAGCCGACTGAATCAGGTCACCACCGTCGCCAAGCTGGCCCCACTGCTTCTGCTCATCGCGGTAGGGGTGTTCTCCATCAAGGGCGAGAACCTCGCGATCACGACCGTGCCCGCCTCCGGGGACGTGCTCCGCGCCAGCATTGTCCTGATCTTCGCGTTCAGTGGGATCGAGACGGCGCTCGTCCCGAGCGGTGAAGTGCAGAACCCGTCGCGCACCGTGCCGCGCGCCATCTTCGTGGCGATGATCGGCATCACGCTGTTGTATGTCGCTCTGCAGTATGTGGCGCAGGGCGTACTCGGCGCCTCCTTGGCCACGTCGGCCACACCGCTGGCCGATGCCGCCGGCGTCGTGCTCGGACCGTGGGGACGCACCTTGCTGCTGATCGGCGTGGTCGTTTCGACGTTTGGGTATCTTAGCGGAATGGCCTTGGCCGTGCCGCGCGCGCTCTACGCGTTCGCCCGCGACGGGTTCCTGCCGGCGCCGATTGCGACCGTGCATCCCACGTGGAAGACGCCGCACATCGCGATCGCCCTGCAGTTGGCGGTGACGTGCACACTGGCCATCACCAGCGGATTCGGGCCACTGGCGATCATTGCCAACGTGGCCGCGTTGCTGGTGTACTTCGCCTGCGCGGTGGCCGCGCTGGAACTGCGCCGACGCAACGTGCAGTCGGGCGGCATCCCCTTCCGCGTCCCGGGTGCCGGCGTGGTGCCCATCCTCGCGTGCGTGGTGATCATCGGTCTGCTGACATCGATCACGCTGGCCGAATGGACCAGCATTCTGGTCACCGCCGCCGTGGCGAGCGGACTGTACGTGCTGTCGTATCGCCATCGAGCCGCCAAGGCGAAGGCGGCCGCGACGGCATGA
- a CDS encoding M20/M25/M40 family metallo-hydrolase translates to MIRSVLRTLALPSLAAMLLTSSTPSPAQAQAQAQAQAADSTALLLAQLIRANSSNPPGHTQQIADILGPLFRARGFQVDIIPTPDSAKVHFFARLKGNGSKKPLLLAAHADVVGVEREKWSVDPFAGVIKDGAVYGRGAIDFKGGIAVFARAAMLLADRKVPLDRDIIFLAEADEEGAPMNTTWLSRQHWDKMDAEFALNEGGWIIKRDDGRVQYVSISTSDKRVMGVTLSAKGTSTHASMPLPDNALVTVGRALAKLGSYETPLEFTPDSRKYFATLAKTSTGELARLYTQLLNGTPPQVNAADRMLSRDPLIHSLMRNTIAPVIVAGGFRSNVIPGSADVTLNVRLIPGSDPAVLISTLEKLFNDPLLTVKMTTALAPASPASPDTSLLYRALAAEAKAEWPEAEVTPYLFQAGTDAAAWRNRGIPVFGIYPYPISTDELRRMHGNDERVSVESLRQGTEMLFRTLKRVAGSGTAR, encoded by the coding sequence ATGATTCGCTCCGTACTCCGTACGCTTGCGCTCCCTTCGCTGGCGGCGATGCTGCTGACCTCGTCCACGCCGTCGCCCGCGCAGGCGCAGGCACAGGCGCAGGCACAGGCCGCCGATTCGACGGCGCTCCTGCTGGCGCAACTCATTCGCGCCAACAGCAGTAATCCGCCCGGGCACACGCAGCAGATTGCCGACATTCTCGGGCCGCTCTTTCGCGCGCGAGGATTTCAGGTCGACATCATCCCTACACCGGACTCCGCCAAGGTGCACTTCTTCGCGCGCCTGAAAGGGAATGGATCGAAGAAGCCATTGCTGCTCGCGGCGCACGCCGATGTCGTGGGGGTGGAGCGTGAGAAATGGAGCGTCGATCCGTTCGCGGGCGTGATCAAGGATGGAGCCGTGTACGGGCGAGGCGCCATCGACTTCAAGGGAGGCATCGCCGTTTTTGCGCGCGCCGCCATGTTGCTGGCCGATCGCAAGGTGCCGCTCGATCGCGACATCATCTTTCTGGCCGAGGCCGACGAAGAAGGTGCGCCAATGAATACGACGTGGCTGTCACGCCAACATTGGGACAAGATGGACGCCGAGTTCGCGCTCAACGAGGGCGGTTGGATCATCAAGCGTGACGACGGGCGCGTGCAGTACGTGAGCATCTCCACCTCGGACAAGCGTGTGATGGGCGTGACGCTGTCGGCCAAGGGCACGAGCACGCATGCGTCGATGCCGCTGCCCGATAACGCACTCGTCACCGTCGGCCGTGCGCTGGCCAAGCTGGGGAGCTACGAAACGCCGCTCGAGTTCACGCCGGACTCGCGAAAGTATTTTGCGACGCTGGCCAAGACGAGCACCGGCGAGCTGGCGCGCCTCTACACGCAGCTATTGAATGGCACGCCGCCGCAGGTGAATGCCGCCGACCGGATGCTCTCGCGGGATCCGCTCATTCACTCGTTGATGCGCAACACAATTGCGCCGGTGATCGTGGCCGGTGGCTTCCGCAGCAACGTCATTCCGGGTTCGGCCGACGTCACGCTCAACGTGCGTCTCATTCCGGGCAGCGATCCGGCGGTGCTCATCAGCACGCTCGAGAAGCTGTTCAACGATCCACTGCTGACGGTGAAGATGACGACCGCGTTGGCGCCGGCCTCGCCGGCATCGCCAGATACGTCGCTCCTGTACCGTGCGCTCGCAGCTGAGGCGAAGGCCGAATGGCCTGAGGCCGAGGTGACGCCGTACCTTTTTCAGGCCGGCACCGACGCTGCGGCGTGGCGCAATCGCGGGATCCCGGTGTTCGGCATTTACCCGTATCCCATCAGTACCGACGAGCTACGCCGCATGCATGGCAACGATGAGCGGGTCAGTGTCGAGTCGTTGCGACAGGGCACGGAAATGTTGTTCCGCACACTGAAGCGCGTGGCTGGCTCAGGCACCGCGCGCTGA
- a CDS encoding VOC family protein — MSDTPAPLGRISWTDLTVPDATGLHEFYTKVTGWTAMPLSMGEYDDYLMLGADGAPQAGLCHARGANSGIPPQWVVYITVSGLDEKLRDVVGLGGKIVMPVRSMGKTGRYAMIQDPAGAVCALFETVTAETT; from the coding sequence ATGAGCGACACCCCTGCCCCACTCGGCCGCATCAGCTGGACCGACCTCACCGTGCCCGACGCCACGGGGCTGCACGAGTTCTACACCAAGGTGACCGGCTGGACGGCGATGCCGCTCAGCATGGGTGAGTACGACGACTACCTCATGCTCGGTGCCGACGGTGCTCCACAGGCTGGCCTGTGCCATGCACGTGGTGCGAACAGCGGCATTCCGCCGCAGTGGGTCGTGTACATCACCGTGTCGGGACTTGACGAGAAGTTGCGTGACGTCGTCGGACTGGGCGGCAAGATCGTGATGCCGGTGCGTAGCATGGGAAAGACTGGGCGGTATGCCATGATTCAGGATCCGGCCGGCGCCGTATGCGCGCTGTTCGAGACCGTCACGGCCGAGACGACGTAA
- a CDS encoding mercuric reductase, which yields MLVPPTDWPSDIPLLPFDEANAKLLRTVAPKGWIAPVTKDRYHLVVIGAGTAGLVSAAIAAGLGARVALIERHMFGGDCLNFGCVPSKAVIRAARAWREARTAAARFGGPGVTDDGDFGAVMARMRGLRADISPVDGVERFRSLGIDVFLGNAAFTAPDAITVNDTVLRFRRAIIATGARAARPPIPGLADTPYDTNESIFSLTERPARLIVIGGGPIGTELAQSFARFGSAVTIVHADSRVLPRDDADAATVVAASLEADGVRLVHKSSVERVSHDGHRFTVHLSGVGAPSALEAERLLVATGRTPNIDGLGLDVAGIRFTPKGVTVDDRLRTSNPRVYAIGDVSSALQFTHVADAQARLVVANALFFGLGGGRASALVVPRVTYTDPEVAQVGMTVDEAAAQGMRIDTIQVNLEDNDRARLDDEPHGFLKVHLAAGTDRIVGATLVATHAGEMIGEMAVAITNRIGLGAVGKTIHAYPTQAEVFRRAADAWRKRAFTSRARQFFALWFRMFT from the coding sequence ATGCTGGTGCCGCCAACCGACTGGCCCTCCGACATTCCGCTGCTCCCGTTCGACGAAGCGAATGCGAAGCTGCTGCGCACCGTCGCGCCGAAAGGCTGGATCGCGCCGGTAACGAAGGATCGCTACCACCTCGTCGTGATCGGCGCCGGGACAGCGGGGCTCGTCAGCGCCGCGATCGCGGCCGGACTCGGTGCCCGCGTCGCGCTCATCGAGCGGCACATGTTCGGTGGTGACTGCCTCAACTTCGGGTGTGTGCCGTCCAAGGCCGTCATTCGAGCGGCCCGTGCGTGGCGCGAAGCCCGCACGGCCGCGGCGCGGTTCGGCGGTCCTGGAGTTACCGACGACGGTGATTTCGGTGCGGTCATGGCCCGTATGCGCGGCTTACGCGCCGACATCAGCCCCGTCGACGGCGTGGAACGTTTCCGCTCGCTCGGCATCGATGTCTTCCTCGGCAATGCCGCCTTTACCGCACCCGATGCGATTACCGTGAACGACACGGTGCTCCGATTCCGTCGGGCGATCATCGCGACCGGCGCGCGGGCGGCGCGGCCGCCGATTCCCGGTCTCGCCGACACACCGTACGACACGAACGAATCGATCTTCTCGCTCACCGAGCGCCCCGCACGATTGATCGTGATTGGCGGTGGGCCGATCGGCACCGAGCTCGCTCAGTCGTTCGCCCGCTTTGGCAGCGCCGTGACGATCGTACACGCGGATTCGCGCGTGCTGCCGCGTGATGACGCCGATGCCGCGACCGTGGTCGCCGCTTCACTCGAGGCGGATGGTGTGCGCCTGGTACACAAGTCCAGCGTCGAGCGCGTGTCGCACGATGGGCATCGGTTCACGGTGCATCTCTCGGGCGTCGGAGCGCCATCCGCGTTGGAGGCCGAACGACTGCTCGTCGCCACGGGGCGAACGCCGAACATCGACGGCCTCGGGCTCGACGTGGCGGGCATTCGCTTCACCCCCAAAGGGGTCACCGTCGACGATCGCCTGCGCACCTCGAATCCGCGGGTGTATGCGATCGGCGACGTGTCCTCCGCGCTCCAGTTTACGCACGTGGCTGATGCCCAGGCACGGCTGGTGGTGGCGAATGCGCTCTTCTTCGGCCTCGGCGGCGGGCGCGCCAGTGCGTTGGTCGTTCCGCGGGTCACGTATACCGACCCCGAGGTCGCCCAGGTGGGCATGACGGTCGACGAGGCCGCCGCGCAGGGGATGCGCATCGACACGATTCAGGTGAACCTCGAGGATAATGACCGGGCGCGTCTCGACGACGAACCCCACGGTTTCCTGAAGGTGCATCTGGCCGCCGGCACCGATCGCATCGTGGGCGCGACGCTCGTAGCCACGCATGCCGGCGAGATGATCGGCGAGATGGCCGTGGCCATCACCAACCGCATCGGACTCGGCGCCGTTGGCAAAACGATCCACGCGTATCCCACGCAGGCCGAAGTGTTTCGGCGGGCGGCCGATGCGTGGCGTAAGCGGGCATTCACGTCGCGGGCACGGCAGTTCTTCGCGCTGTGGTTCCGCATGTTCACGTAA